One window of Penaeus chinensis breed Huanghai No. 1 chromosome 3, ASM1920278v2, whole genome shotgun sequence genomic DNA carries:
- the LOC125043172 gene encoding mucin-22-like — MQGIALCVALCLATVSALPLEEITATDREGRGFVGFSLFPPPARVEPLECIASNNLLNIGTCYNQQACTDAGGVASGKCSSGGVCCVVPAVCGGIVARNRTWFVNKDFPKKSRDAGDCVITIKKFAKRVKQVRLDFQALQLESPRLGRCLSDSLMVRRSAKGRSEVEVVPSLCGDNTGQHVYVDVGEEESEVKVHVRLQQTLGRNNPDREWRILVTQVDDGNTAPEGCLQYHRQMSSRVRSLNYDDNFADTLNYDICFDKLERAKSAEDACTRKVTNLEVTQPSGTYRQLDLSRTRRSSKSRELTDRAPPAQSTTDGQGDVSDAFSDVISLVSKTVEELRSEAGKNGGSNAEIKDRNSLPFLLAQLTADAQDATTLKVESSDQSPTTAKADEEAAAATESVPEVLPILYSEGNEGVISQIQQVVQQLQQEQLGVAAMTVNGDADSVIFSAEEPKSPARAPQAEGGVQQPEKEQAEAEIQASLDNISNLVGNILDTNGIAPTTSSPEPVTDNLAVEGFVSETVLTPSGSIVRIPQDRVQDDRADQESPAPGNGMLGFGGDASSVDMMLEMMKDQFLSEYLGNDSPAEGGADQGAADSQKSSVDMNRAQETPQSGGAKTSGSTQAEITVLDPEAVQHLGDLVLIDRSGGDAAADEEEAMARTEPTAVTDGLTAATSSSVPSTTAAKPTPTTSTTTPSTEPTTTTPASTTTSTTTPASTTTSTTTPASTTTSTTMPASTTTSTTTSTTTPVTTTSTTTPATTTTSTTTTTTSTTTPATTTTSTTTPATTTTSTTTPATTTTSTTTPATTTTSTTTPATTTTSTTTPATTTTSTTTPATTTTSTTTPATTTTSTTTPATTTTSTTTPATTTTSTTTPATTTTSTTTPATTTTSTTTPATTTTSATTPATTTTSTTTPATTTTSTTTPATTTTSTTTPATTTTSTTTPATTTTSATTPATTTTSTTTPATTTTSTTTPATTTTSTTTPATTTTSTTTPATTTTSTTTPATTTTSTTTPATTTASTTPATTTTPATTTSTTTTTTSTTATPQTAAAPAAARPTSATPQEETGSQDQVEWLILSDDDPAPSEGVAAPLVPPEVVISSGIGFGSNNKNNKDKDKNNATLGTRVEDVDSLASDDVVSVVEVVMPTDDGAAAGSDDGAVEDDQVMSVVEVIMPGAAGSVAEEGSDSAGTTTAEDNAAENTLKDAAAMEEEIGMETDSVASVVEVIMPGEGETDGGDQNSDQSADVVGIVEVIMPTDGDKTPMDVVPEALDDAPVTEAIEAVTEPSKETDAEGDKSTVAEEPESNNQETEAEEEVIDLTPEEECGGAFLQVRENIICGSRLRGENVFKDENIEDERFKNVERVSIRTMENASRRLRFAFDYETDCPVPKTTTTPKPPVRKTVTLLQYLLGWYR, encoded by the exons ATGCAGGGAATTGCACTGTGCGTGGCACTGTGCCTTGCTACGGTGTCAGCGTTGCCACTGGAAGAGATCACCGCGactgacagggaaggaagaggattcg TCGGCTTCTCCCTGTTCCCCCCGCCGGCGCGCGTGGAGCCGCTCGAGTGCATCGCGAGTAACAACCTGCTGAACATCGGCACTTGTTACAACCAGCAGGCGTGTACCGATGCCGGGGGCGTGGCTTCGGGCAAGTGCAGCAGTGGAGGCGTCTGCTGTGTCG TGCCGGCGGTGTGTGGCGGGATAGTCGCCCGAAACAGGACTTGGTTCGTCAACAAAGATTTTCCCAAAAAGTCACGTGATGCAGGAGACTGTGTCATCACGATCAAAAAATTCGCGAAAAGG GTGAAGCAAGTGCGCCTGGACTTCCAAGCGCTGCAGCTGGAAAGCCCGAGACTCGGCCGTTGTCTGAGTGACTCCTTGATGGTGCGCAGGAGTGCCAAGGGGCGAAGCGAGGTCGAGGTCGTGCCGTCCCTCTGCGGAGACAACACGGGGCAGCATG TGTACGTGGACGTCGGTGAGGAGGAAAGCGAAGTGAAGGTGCACGTGAGGCTGCAACAGACGCTGGGCAGAAACAACCCGGATCGAGAGTGGCGCATTTTGGTCACGCAGGTCGACGATGGTAATACAG caCCTGAGGGTTGTCTGCAGTACCACCGTCAGATGTCTTCCCGCGTCCGGTCCCTGAACTACGACGACAACTTTGCAGACACTCTCAACTACGACATCTGTTTCGACAAGTTGGAAAG GGCGAAGAGCGCCGAGGACGCCTGCACGAGGAAAGTCACAAACCTGGAGGTCACACAGCCCTCGGGAACCTATCGCCAGTTGGACTTGAGTCGCACAAGGAGGAGCTCGAAATCGCGTGAGTTGACTGACCGAGCACCGCCAGCTCAGTCTACCACTGACGGCCAAGGGGACGTCAGCGATGCCTTCTCTGATGTCATCAGCCTGGTCTCTAAGACTGTGGAAGAGCTGCGCAGCGAAGCTGGCAAGAACGGGGGCAGCAACGCCGAAATCAAGGACAGGAATTCTCTGCCGTTCCTCCTCGCGCAGCTGACAGCAGATGCTCAGGATGCCACGACGCTCAAGGTCGAGTCCAGCGACCAGAGCCCAACGACGGCCAAGGCCGACGAAGAGGCAGCGGCGGCCACGGAGAGCGTGCCCGAGGTGCTTCCTATCCTCTACTCCGAGGGGAACGAGGGCGTCATCAGCCAGATCCAGCAGGTGGTTCAGCAGCTGCAGCAAGAACAGTTAGGGGTCGCGGCCATGACAGTGAACGGGGATGCCGACTCGGTGATCTTCTCTGCCGAGGAACCGAAGTCTCCCGCAAGAGCCCCACAGGCTGAGGGAGGAGTACAGCAACCCGAGAAGGAGCAAGCAGAAGCAGAGATCCAAGCCTCACTCGACAACATCTCCAACCTCGTCGGAAACATCTTGGACACGAATGGAATCGCGCCCACGACCAGCTCGCCCGAACCGGTGACGGACAACCTCGCCGTCGAAGGCTTTGTGTCCGAGACGGTTCTGACGCCCAGTGGCTCCATCGTTAGGATTCCTCAGGATCGAGTTCAGGATGATCGCGCGGACCAGGAGTCCCCTGCTCCGGGAAATGGAATGCTCGGCTTCGGTGGGGATGCGAGCAGCGTGGACATGATGCTGGAGATGATGAAGGATCAGTTCCTCTCAGAGTACCTTGGGAACGATAGCCCCGCGGAAGGAGGCGCAGACCAAGGCGCTGCTGATTCCCAGAAATCGAGTGTAGACATGAATAGGGCCCAGGAAACACCACAGAGCGGTGGTGCCAAGACCTCGGGCAGCACCCAGGCCGAGATCACAGTGCTCGACCCGGAGGCCGTGCAGCACCTGGGGGACCTCGTCCTCATCGACCGCTCTGGAGGCGACGCAGCCGCGGACGAAGAAGAGGCGATGGCCAGGACGGAGCCCACAGCGGTCACTGACGGACTGACAGCAGCCACGTCCTCATCAGTGCCTTCGACAACTGCTGCCAAACCTACACCTACAACATCAACCACCACACCATCTACAGAACCTACAACAACAACGCCAGCATCTACCACAACCTCTACAACAACGCCAGCATCTACCACAACCTCTACAACAACGCCAGCATCTACCACAACCTCTACAACAATGCCAGCATCTACCACAACCTCTACcacaacttcaacaacaacgcCTGTAACGACAACATCTACAACAACGCCAGCAACTACCACAACTTCTACAACAACGACTACAACCTCTACAACAACGCCTGCAACTACCACAACCTCTACAACAACGCCTGCAACTACCACAACCTCTACAACAACGCCAGCAACAACCACAACCTCTACAACAACGCCAGCAACAACCACAACTTCTACAACAACGCCAGCAACTACCACAACCTCTACAACAACGCCAGCAACAACCACAACCTCTACAACAACGCCAGCAACTACCACAACCTCTACAACAACGCCAGCAACGACTACAACTTCTACAACAACGCCTGCAACGACTACAACCTCTACAACAACGCCAGCAACTACCACAACCTCTACAACAACGCCAGCAACTACCACAACCTCTACAACAACGCCAGCAACTACCACAACCTCTACAACAACGCCAGCAACTACCACAACTTCGGCAACAACGCCAGCAACTACCACAACTTCTACAACAACGCCTGCAACTACCACAACTTCTACAACAACGCCTGCAACTACCACAACTTCTACAACAACGCCTGCAACGACTACAACCTCAACAACAACGCCAGCAACTACCACAACTTCGGCAACAACGCCTGCAACTACCACAACTTCTACAACAACGCCTGCAACTACCACAACTTCTACAACAACGCCAGCAACTACCACAACTTCTACAACAACGCCAGCAACTACCACAACTTCTACAACAACGCCAGCAACTACCACAACTTCTACAACAACGCCAGCAACTACCACAACCTCTACAACAACGCCTGCAACTACCACAGCATCTACAACTCCAGCAACTACAACCACGCCTGCAACTACCACAtctacaaccacaaccaccacctctaccacaGCTACCCCGCAGACAGCCGCCGCCCCAGCTGCAGCCAGGCCGACCTCCGCGACCCCCCAGGAGGAGACTGGCTCGCAGGACCAGGTCGAGTGGCTCATCCTCAGCGACGACGACCCGGCTCCCAGCGAAGGCGTCGCCGCGCCCCTCGTCCCCCCGGAGGTCGTCATCAGTTCCGGCATCGGGTTCGGttctaacaacaagaataacaaggacaaggacaagaacaACGCCACTTTGGGAACTCGAGTGGAAGACGTAGACAGTCTTGCCTCGGATGACGTCGTGAGCGTCGTCGAGGTGGTGATGCCCACAGATGACGGTGCTGCAGCGGGTTCTGATGACGGTGCGGTGGAAGACGACCAGGTCATGTCAGTCGTGGAGGTCATCATGCCAGGGGCCGCTGGGAGTGTCGCTGAGGAGGGAAGCGACTCGGCTGGAACGACAACTGCTGAGGATAACGCCGCGGAGAACACCCTCAAAGACGCAGCTGCAATGGAGGAAGAAATTGGCATGGAAACGGACAGTGTTGCCTCCGTCGTTGAAGTCATTATGCCAGGAGAGGGCGAAACCGACGGCGGTGATCAGAACAGTGATCAGTCTGCAGATGTAGTGGGTATCGTAGAAGTCATCATGCCCACAGACGGCGACAAAACACCAATGGACGTGGTACCTGAGGCCCTTGACGATGCCCCAGTTACAGAAGCCATCGAAGCAGTCACTGAACCAAGCAAGGAAACGGACGCTGAAGGTGACAAATCGACCGTTGCTGAGGAACCTGAAAGTAACAACCAGGAAacagaagcagaggaggaagtgaTCGATCTGACTCCCGAGGAAGAATGTGGAGGAGCCTTCCTTCAAGTGCGCGAGAATATCATCTGCGGAAGTCGGCTTCGAGGCGAAAACGTATTTAAGGACGAAAATATAGAGGATG AACGCTTCAAGAACGTCGAGAGGGTGTCGATTCGTACAATGGAAAATGCCTCGCGTCGTCTCCGCTTCGCTTTCGACTACGAGACCGACTGCCCAGTGCCCAAGACGACGACGACGCCCAAGCCCCCGGTTCGCAAGACGGTGACGCTGCTGCAGTACCTCCTCGGCTGGTATCGGTAG